Within Myxococcales bacterium, the genomic segment AGGTTCGCACGACGCCTTCCACTGGTAGCCGCCGCATCACGCTGTACATGGGTGCGACCGAGGAACCTGAACCGAACAGTTAGCTCTGGCTAAAGCCTAAGGTGAGCACAAACATGGTGTCGGCGGTGGCTTCGAGATCGTGGCGCAGGCCGGGGGCGAGCGCGGGAATTTGGCCCGCGGGCAAGTCCACCGTGCGGTCGGGCAAGTGAAGGCGCAGGTGACCGCTCACCGTTTGAATCGACGCCGATTGTGGTGCTTGGTGCTCGGCGATGCGAGCACCGGCCTTCATCACCAACGCCACCACTCGCAAGTCGGCTGACCGGACCAGCGTGCGTGCTGTATGTCCGGCACGCTGGTATGCGTCCTCTTGCCGCAGCTCGCGCTCTACAGCGCCTAGATCATAAACAACCATGCTCTGCGGATTGCACACCACTCATGAGGCCAGAGTGTACGCAAGGTGTTCCCTGGTCAAGCCCTTTCAATGGTCGGTACTACCCGATGGGGCAGCCTTGGTCGTCACAGGCGGATTCTCGTGACGCGCCGGGCTTGGCCGCCGATGCAACCGAGGCCACGGAGTCGCGCTCGTTCAACAGAGTCGCGATTTCTGCGCCAAGCAGCAGGTCCTCATGCGAGCCAAACATCTGTCGCCGTAAGCGACCTTGAGCGTCAATCAAAATGGTGGTGGGTGTGCCCTGCATCGCATAGGCTTTCATGGTGCAGGGCGTTGGCTCGTCACCGGGGCTCGGACGGTCAATGCCAACCGGAAACGTAATTTTGTATTCGTGGAGGAACGCTTTTAGTGACTCGGGCCCCATTGCATCGTGGTGCTCAAACACCGTGTGCAGTCCGATGACGTTGAGCGGCGCATCGGCAAAGAGTTCTGCGACGCGCTTTGCCTGCGGCAGTGCTCTCGCCACACATCCAGGACACAGCATTTGAAATGCTTCCAACAGCACCACCCGGCCGCGCAATTTAGCCAATGACAGTGGCTCGGGCGTGTTGAACCATTGGGTGGTTTGCCATTCGGGGGCAGCTCGCAGATTCATATCACGACTCCTTTGTAGACGGGTGGCACACCTTAGCATCTTGTATGGATATGCGAGCGTTGCAGGGGCGCTGTCACGAAGGTACAAGCACCTTGGCAAACGAGCCCTTCGTTTATCCTCGGTGGATGAAGCGAAAACCGGCTCGCTTACTTTTGTGCAACGCTTTGATTCAGCGTTGCGCCTCAACCCCCATCTTCATGTGTTGATGCTTGATGGGGTGTACATCCATGGGGAGTTTTTCCCACTGCCGGCTCCGAGTGACGATGAGCTCATCAAGATGGCCAGCGACCTCAGCCGCAAAGTCTTGGCGCACCTCTGCCGTTATCTATCCCGCCCCCCGGTCGCGACCCAACGTCTGCGCCGCTACCGTGATGGCAAGTTGATGTACAAACTCAAACGCCGCTTTGCCGATGGCACCGAAGCGGTAGCGTTTGAGCCGCTGGACCTTATCAGCCGACTTTGCGCCTTGGTGCTAGCACCGAGGTTTCATCTTCTTAGGTACCATGGCGTTCTTGCTGCCCACGCCAAAGAGCGCCGCCATGTGGTCCTAGGACCGCAATCGGACGAAGGCGAAAACTTGCAGCTGCGTTTCTGGGACGATGACCCTTCTGAGCCAAGCAAAAAGCGCATCCCATGGGCCAAACTCCTCGGCCGTGTTTTCAAAGTCGATGTCCGTCTTTGCCCATCCTGTGGTGGTCCCATAAAAATCATCGAGTTCGTCGATGCCCAAGCTGCCGCCGGCACCATCCGAGCGCCACCCACCGTCCTGTCCGTGGCCCCACAGCTACCCTTGCCCTTTGCCGGCTAACTTCTTTAGACCGTGATGCACGGCTGCGCCCGCCGCTTGCTCATTCTTGGATGGCTGTGACCTACTGGCCCCCACTCGCACTCTGCGCCCCCAAGCGAGCCTGCGACGGCGGGCGAGTGCCGGCCGTGACCTTCTTTCAATCGCGTTCGCCTGCCAGCATCACAACCTGAGCCTCAGATTCATGCTTTGAAATCCCTAGGCTTCAGTCAAAAATAGCACTGAAAGCTCGCCTGTACGCCTGTGTTGGAGATTTGCTCCGGCCAAAAAAATCTGCTTATGATGGCGCGCTGTGCCGCGAACGGCGCTGCTTTTTCACGAGGAGCCTGAAGCATGCGGAGCTCATTATTGTCTTCGAGTATGTTGTGGATGGCGCTCACCGTAGTGGGGTGCAGCGCGGAGCTGGAGCCCGGCAGATTTAGCGACATTGCGGGCAGGACCGCAGCCGTCTTAGGCCAAGATCTTAACATCACAAGCAATACCACACTGCACGGGGTGCAGGATTGGGACAACATCACCGTATCCAATAACGCGATCCTGACAGTCACCGACTATGACGGTACTCTAGGAACTACCACTGGCACCCTCACTTTGAGGGCGCGTGAGTCGATTACGATCGCCGCTGGTTCTAGCATTGTCGCCACGGGTGCTGGATTTCGAGGAGCCATGGTGCGAACCGCAAGCGGCGAAGGTCCTGGCGCCGGTGGTCCCGGTAATGCCGATGCCGGTGGTGGCGGAGGTCATGGTGGTGCAGGCGATGGCGGTACCAATAATAATAACTGCGCTTCATCTACGGGCGCTCCAGGCGTTGCTTACGGCAGCAGCGCGATCAGCGAATGTCACCAAGGGATCCGGTGGTGGATCAGGCCATCACTCCAATTTCGGAGCGGGCGGCAACGGCGGCGGTGCCATTGTGATCAGCGCACCTAGTGTGACAATTGCGGGCGACGTGATTGCAAACGGGACTGCGGGCGTCGGCGGGAGCGCCAACGATTCTGGAGGCGGCGGTGCAGGTGGCTCTGTGACTATTGTTGCTGATTCGCTGACTTGCTCGGGATTATTAAGAATCCTCGGTGGGGCGGGGGGCTCCAACGTATCCGGTGGCATTCATGACGACGGAGGCGGGGGAGGAGGCGGCTGGCTCAAGGTAAGTGCCCCCAGCGTGGACACTTGTGTCACCACACCAGCCACTGTAGCAACAGGCGGCGCCTCGGGCGCCTGTGCGGGTCAAAAGGGTGCCGACGGGCAGAGTGCTATCACAACCAGCGGGTTGGCAGATTACTGTGGCAATGGGACCGTCGAGGCCTGGGAAGGCTGTGATCACGGCGGAACACCCACAGCAGATTGCGACAGCGAATGTTTGATTATTACCGACAGCGCAACGTCGTGTTCCTTTGATTCGCAATGTGCGTCCGATATGTGCAGCGGCGATCAACTCACGCCCGGGGTTTGCACTTCGTGTGAAGACACGGCACCCGACGGTGGCCAAGATAGCGGATGCGATCCCAGCACTCCGATTTGTGATGAGTCTTCCACGCCGGTCTGTGTCGCGTGTCTCGACGATGCCTCCCAATCGACTACAGACACCGGTTGTGCTGATCCCGATAAGTATTGTGATGGGAGTGGGACGCCCGTCTGTGTCTTAGGATGTGCGGATAGTGCAGCCGGTACCGGTACAGACCAAGATTGTACCGATCCCAACCGCCACTGCGATGAAAGCGGATCAAACCCGGTGTGCGTCGCACCGGCATGTGTGGATGATGAAACAGGAGACACAGCGGATACCGCGTGTACGGTGGATCCTAAGTTCTATTGTGATCAGAGTCCGGTAGTCTCCAAGCCGGTCTGCGTGGACGGTTGCGAGAACGACGAGGTGGGCACAGGGGGCTTGGATTCCGGATGCACACAATCTGGCGGCTCTACCTTTGCAAACGCTTGCGATACGGACAGTGCCAACAGCAATCCGGTTTGTGTAGACTGTACGGAAACCGCTGACTGCGACGGTGACGACTTTTGCAATGTGTCGACCAAGAGTTGCGCCGAGGGCTGCGCCGGTGATCCGGATTGTACAGACACGCCTGCTACGCCAGTATGTGACTTAGATCAGGGCTTGTGTGTGGCGTGTCTGGATAACGACGATTGCATCGACACCCCTTCGACGCCCTTGTGTGTCAACACGGTATGCGTAGCCGACGACGACGAGGATGGTGTGCCAGACGATACCGAATGTCCTGGTGGTAACAACTGCCCGGATAGTGACGGCGACGGTACGCCTGATAATGAAGACACCGACTCGGATAACGACGGCGAAGACGACGGGGTTGAGTGTGGCAACCCTAGCTCGGGCTGCACGGATACGGACAGCGATGGCTTGCCCGATTACATTGAATCCGACGACATCGACACCGATGGTGATGGAGATATCGATGAGAACGATGGAACCTCCACCTCGGACGAGTGCCCCGGCGGGATTCCTTGTGCGGATGCAGACGGTGATGGAATTGCAGATTACTTGGATGCAGCCAGCAATGGCCCCGGTGCAGGCGATTCGGACGGCGATGGATTAGCAGACGATGTCGAGTGCCCCGACGGTTTTCCCTGTCCCGACGCGGACGGGGATGGCATCCCTGACTACTTCGAAGCTCGGGACATTCCGGACGCCGGACCGGATGCAGGGTCGCCTGATGCGGGAGTGCCTGATAGCGGTAGCGATGCAGGTATCGGAACAGGGAGATCAGGCGTTGCTGGGGGCGCCGGCTGCACCGTTCAGGGCACGCATCCAAACAGCGCCATGGTATGGTTACTGATGCTGGTCGCACTGCTGGTTCGTCGTCGAAAGGCCAGCGTCTAAGCTTTCGTGTGCCTAGCCGTGTGTACGTCGTTCAACTGCAGTTTGCATCCGACCGCCTCGTATTGGTCTAAGGCTCGCGTTTGTAATCTAATGGTGAACCTGATTTAATGAGTGTACCTGTTCTTGCTACTTGGAAGGGCCTCGGCGACAATGCTTCCATGCTTTCGAGGTTGGCCATCTTGCTGGCTGTATTCTATGCAGGGTGCAATGGAACGGCCTCTGAATCGGATAGCGGGATACCAGATGCGGGTTTGCCCGCAGCGTCGGCTGTCGACATCTTGTTTGTGGTGGATGACTCTCGGTCCATGAGTGGGGCACAAAACGTCCTCGCCCGGGATTTTGAGAGCCTGATACAGCGCTTGGTCGGTAATGAGAGCATTCCGACCATTGATCTGCATTTCGGGGTCGTGACCACCAACTTAGGTGTGGGCGGATTGGAGG encodes:
- a CDS encoding redoxin domain-containing protein, giving the protein MNLRAAPEWQTTQWFNTPEPLSLAKLRGRVVLLEAFQMLCPGCVARALPQAKRVAELFADAPLNVIGLHTVFEHHDAMGPESLKAFLHEYKITFPVGIDRPSPGDEPTPCTMKAYAMQGTPTTILIDAQGRLRRQMFGSHEDLLLGAEIATLLNERDSVASVASAAKPGASRESACDDQGCPIG
- a CDS encoding transposase; the protein is MDEAKTGSLTFVQRFDSALRLNPHLHVLMLDGVYIHGEFFPLPAPSDDELIKMASDLSRKVLAHLCRYLSRPPVATQRLRRYRDGKLMYKLKRRFADGTEAVAFEPLDLISRLCALVLAPRFHLLRYHGVLAAHAKERRHVVLGPQSDEGENLQLRFWDDDPSEPSKKRIPWAKLLGRVFKVDVRLCPSCGGPIKIIEFVDAQAAAGTIRAPPTVLSVAPQLPLPFAG